In Nitratireductor sp. GISD-1A_MAKvit, a genomic segment contains:
- a CDS encoding crotonase/enoyl-CoA hydratase family protein codes for MSTSTVLLEKRSHVALLTLNRPQKLNALNYATNDRLIELLDQIETDESIQAVILTGAGERAFSAGGDIHEFASSIRDGAEVAVRDFVRRGQAMTARLESFPKPVIAAVNGLAYGGGCEITEAAHLAIASERALFAKPEINIGIPPTFGGTQRLPRLAGRKRALEYLLTGDPFGPDRACEMGIINRVVPHERLLDAAFELAGRITRHSPLASARILHAVTRGLNATISEGLQIESEQFARMATTRDVHEGLGAWIERRTPRYEGR; via the coding sequence ATGTCCACCAGCACAGTGCTCCTGGAAAAGCGCAGCCATGTTGCGCTTCTCACACTGAACAGACCGCAAAAGCTGAACGCCCTGAACTACGCGACCAACGACCGTCTCATCGAGTTGCTGGATCAGATCGAAACGGATGAAAGCATTCAGGCGGTCATCCTGACGGGAGCCGGGGAGCGCGCCTTTTCGGCAGGCGGCGACATTCATGAATTTGCCAGCAGCATCAGGGACGGGGCGGAGGTGGCAGTGCGGGACTTCGTGCGGCGCGGCCAGGCTATGACGGCCCGCCTCGAATCCTTTCCCAAACCTGTCATCGCTGCGGTAAACGGCCTTGCCTATGGCGGCGGTTGCGAGATTACCGAGGCGGCGCATCTGGCGATCGCAAGCGAGCGGGCGCTTTTTGCCAAACCCGAGATCAATATCGGCATACCGCCCACTTTTGGGGGCACCCAGCGCCTGCCGAGACTGGCCGGCCGCAAGCGTGCGCTGGAATATCTTCTGACGGGTGACCCCTTCGGTCCCGACCGCGCATGCGAAATGGGCATCATCAACCGTGTCGTTCCACATGAAAGGCTGCTCGATGCCGCATTCGAGCTGGCCGGGCGCATCACGCGTCATTCACCGCTGGCAAGTGCGCGCATCCTTCATGCGGTCACGCGCGGGCTCAATGCAACGATTTCGGAAGGCCTGCAGATCGAGAGCGAGCAGTTTGCCAGAATGGCCACCACGCGCGATGTGCACGAGGGGCTTGGCGCCTGGATCGAACGCCGCACGCCACGCTATGAGGGGCGGTGA
- the bla gene encoding class A beta-lactamase: MRFSDPVFSRLAAGLVLGLALLGSAGASDSEATLSETVARVEGTLGARVGIMIRETGTGWSWSHRADERFLMNSTVKALICGSVLARADEGSLSLDESLPIRKSDIISHSPVTREHIGGSLSIGRLCLATLDMSDNGAANLLFNRLGGPATVTAFLREAGDPTTRLDRLEPELNTFAPGDPRDTTTPKAITETWKTLLLGEVLKPASRAQFIEWMSHGGVTGDLMRADLPKDWAVSDKSGAGSHTRNLIAMVTPPGRAPFLVSIFISDAGVTFKTRNAALKEIGAAVADVLASR, translated from the coding sequence ATGAGATTTTCCGACCCGGTATTTTCGCGGCTCGCAGCGGGGCTGGTTCTCGGCCTGGCCCTTCTGGGGTCCGCCGGCGCAAGTGACAGCGAGGCAACGCTTTCCGAAACGGTGGCGCGCGTGGAGGGCACGCTGGGCGCAAGGGTTGGGATCATGATCCGTGAGACCGGGACCGGCTGGAGCTGGAGCCACCGGGCGGACGAAAGGTTCCTGATGAACAGCACCGTGAAGGCGCTGATCTGTGGCAGCGTGCTTGCACGGGCGGATGAAGGATCGCTGTCGCTCGATGAAAGCCTGCCGATCCGGAAATCCGATATCATTTCGCATTCTCCGGTCACCCGGGAGCATATCGGCGGCTCCCTTTCGATCGGCAGGCTCTGCCTCGCAACGCTGGACATGAGCGACAATGGCGCCGCGAACCTTCTATTCAACCGACTGGGCGGCCCGGCGACTGTCACCGCTTTTTTAAGGGAAGCAGGTGACCCCACCACCCGCCTCGACCGGCTGGAGCCCGAACTCAACACTTTCGCACCCGGCGATCCGCGCGACACCACAACGCCGAAGGCGATAACCGAGACCTGGAAGACACTGCTGCTGGGCGAAGTGCTCAAACCCGCTTCGCGCGCGCAGTTCATCGAATGGATGAGCCATGGCGGCGTGACCGGTGACCTGATGCGCGCCGATCTGCCGAAGGACTGGGCCGTCTCGGACAAGTCGGGCGCGGGGAGCCACACGCGCAACCTCATTGCCATGGTGACACCGCCCGGGCGCGCACCCTTTCTGGTCTCGATCTTCATTTCCGATGCGGGCGTGACGTTCAAGACACGCAATGCGGCCCTGAAAGAGATCGGCGCTGCTGTGGCGGATGTGCTTGCGAGCCGGTAA
- a CDS encoding TetR/AcrR family transcriptional regulator yields MPRDATATRNRIVKTASRLFYGKGIRAVSMDAVAERTGVTKKTLYYHFRSKDDLVTAYLASRDQPNIDLFAKWYAQAEGPLPERIRAIFENIAAGAANRRWKGCGFLRTAAELVETPGHPAVRQASLHKKRLEAWLAEVIAVEHPDQARQLARHVLLLLDGAFSTMLVHHDTAYVLSAGDAAAALLRQPL; encoded by the coding sequence ATGCCCAGAGATGCCACAGCAACCCGGAACCGGATCGTCAAAACGGCCAGTCGGCTGTTTTATGGAAAGGGCATCCGCGCCGTCAGCATGGATGCGGTGGCCGAAAGGACGGGCGTTACCAAGAAGACGCTCTACTATCACTTTCGCAGCAAGGACGATCTCGTCACGGCCTATCTCGCCTCTCGCGACCAGCCCAATATCGACCTCTTTGCCAAATGGTATGCTCAGGCGGAAGGCCCACTCCCCGAGCGTATCCGCGCGATCTTCGAAAACATTGCCGCCGGTGCCGCAAACCGTCGCTGGAAAGGCTGCGGTTTTCTGCGAACGGCTGCCGAGCTGGTGGAGACGCCTGGTCATCCGGCGGTCAGGCAGGCTTCGCTGCACAAGAAACGGCTTGAGGCGTGGCTTGCCGAGGTGATCGCGGTGGAGCACCCCGACCAGGCTCGGCAGCTCGCCCGCCATGTCCTGCTGCTTCTCGATGGTGCGTTCTCCACCATGCTCGTTCATCACGACACGGCCTATGTCCTGAGTGCCGGAGACGCGGCGGCGGCCTTGCTTCGCCAGCCTCTCTGA